TCCACTTTAGTGCCATTGGTACTCAAAACAATTCCATTGTCACGGGCTAATGCTTTGACCGACTGTTCCCGTGACTTGACGACTGCCCTGGGGTCGCGGACTAAGTGAATAATTTTGAGATTCAGGGATGGATCAGTGAGAAGGGGGTAGAGGACCTTCAAGTCAAAGAATCGAACCTCCTTGATGACAACATGGCTGTAAGTCTTACAGGCTTCCTCCACCTTGCTGAATGGGTACCGTCCACAAAGAGTCTTGCATGCCATTTCACTGGTTATATCAGTACGTTGAAAGGAGTCACAAGCAGGAGCTGAACACAGAGCCCGACTCACTGCCCACTGGAAAAGATCAGATAAGTTTCTTTTCCAAGGCATGTAAGCATCAAATACAGACATGTCACACAGAAAGACCGACCTGACTAGGTCCCGCACTGCCATGTGCAAGACCTTGGCACTGTTCTGGTACATTGTTACCCACACATGCCACGCAGGCTCCATCAGGTAGAAGACACTGGGGTGTTGGCTGAAAAGTTGACCGACAAAAGAAGATCCTGACCGCCAGGAGGAGAGAATAAGGACGTGGACTTGAGATGGTTTCTCCTCAGACTGAGGCATGAAATTACTGTACCGGGCATACATGAAGAGTAAGAATCCAGTCTGAACTGTAACAAAAAGTATAACGATTGTGCTAGGAATCCGAATCCTTGCCATTCTCACcgaggaaaagaaattttaaaagctgaaaaagagaaggaaaatgctggTGAACCATTGCTCCTGTGGCACAATAATGATAAACTTACACAATACAAACTCTTGCATTAGTAAAACCTTTCTTCaaatatgcatgtatgtatttgGCACTATTTTGCTTCCTTAATCAGCGGCACTGAGAGATGATCATCTGCAGGTGACAGGTGTCGGAAACTGAAAGTAAATAATGCGTGACAGCAAGATCACAGCAGAAATTTTTTTGGCGCAAATGTCTGATGCTGAAGGAAACCTTGGGTTGATGCAGCTCAACTGCtggagaaaaaccaaaaaatctaCAAAATACACAAAGCCCTCAACCTGAATTCTGGTAAATACTGctaagggaaaaaacccttctGAATCAATTCActgtatttccatttcagtCTAACATTACAAGGTCTTCTATCCCTTTAAAGGAGTAGACAGGAACATCAGTAACTGTggctactgaaataaaaatcaccttCTTCTCTAACGTGAGGGCTGTACCCTGCAGTGGTGACGGTAGGGCGCTACGCCAACTGATGCTTGTGCACAACCCTCTATTTTCCAAATTGCAGGAGATGTATGAAAAATCACAACCTGAAGAAGTATCTGGCTACAGATGTTacaatgaaaaagcagctgaCATGTCTTTGGGCTGGAGCGCATATAGCCCATGATGGAATCCCCTGAGTTTGCATTTAAGGGATTACCCATTTGTGAGTTAGAATTAGTCCGCATGTAACTCCTGGAAAATTTTAGGCATGTCAACCCCAAGAGACTTCTGTTTTACTTCGAAGTTAAAGTTCAAGCCACATGCACGCTTCACAACTTTCTACTAGAAGTTTTCGCACCTACCCCTCTGTGTTCTCACTTTTGCAGATTCCACTTGTAAGCAGCCAGTATATGTTAGCAGGCACAGTATTAGGAAAATTAGAATCCTTGTGTATGAAGATAATCTCCAGAGTTTTACATATAAGCATTTGCCATCTAGCTGCATTTagaccatttttttcttgttacagtGAAAGGTACATACATCAACGCACTCTGGACTCTTGAAAGTAAACCATGCAGACTAGCGAATACAGATACATACTCATCTGACATAATAAATGCATTAAGTTCTTAGTGCTAGCCtaatgaaacatgaaaaagtCTATTAATTAGTAccaaaagctgaaacaaatgGTCAAACGGAAGAGATAGTAGAAATGGGCAGTTTCGGCTCCTGCCACTGCTTAAATGTCTCTTCACGATATAAAGAAATGCATTCTATCTTAAGTGAACACAATTTTACTATTAAACTTTTGTTTGTAagccaagaaaaacagcagaaatatgAGCTGAGTAGGAAAAAGGAGACAATAAATGCATATACCTTCAGTATCATACAGTATCTTATAGGGAGAGTAATGCAAATGAGTAAGGTATTAACTTGCTTCCTGAAGTTTCTTCTGCCTAAGTACCATCTCTTGCTTGTAAgatacagaatcacagaatcatttaggttggaaaagacctttaagatcattgagtccaaccgtaaaaCTAAAACTACCAAgtctaccactaaaccatggCCCTAAGTGGCACATCTACGCGTCTTTTAAATCCCtctagggatggtgactcaaacacttccctgggcagcctgtttcagtgcttgacaacccttttggtgaagaaatttttcctaatatccaatctaaacctcccctggtgcaacttgaggccatttcctcttgtcccgGTTGCTtattacttgggaaaagagaccaacacccacctcgctacaacctcctttcaggtagttgtagagagcgataaggtctcccctcagcctccttttctccaggctaaacaaacccagttccctcagccactcctcttaagacttgttctctagacccttcaccagcttcgttgctcttctttggaagCAAAGTTCTGTATACTCTTTACATCTGCTCTAGTTTATACCCACTCAggtaaaaatgcctttttactgttttattatgTTCCCTACTTCACCATACAAACTGTTTCTGTAGCTTAGCAACAGCATTTATTTATGTCTAAAACCATGGTTATCACCAAGGTTTTAGTGGTTGTGCTGCCTACTGAGGCAAGGCCCTTTTCTCCAGTGGTTCCACATTTTCATCAACTTTGCACAAATATCCGTAACATGTGACTGCAATGGCACCTCCTGGGATGAAACCCATGTTCCCCACAGCCTCTCTTGCATAGTCCCAATGAGCATAGCTTTTTACAAGACCCAGATGTCAATACATTCACTCAAATCGCTATTCATATATCCAGGTAGACAAGCATGGAAAAAGTAGCCCAGtctcctctttctgctctgGCAGTGATGTCTGCACAGCTAACAAATATGCCGCCAATTTTTGGCAGTAGGATGGGAGTGTGGGTGTCTGTGGACCAAATACACTGCAAGTtggcttttgtgttttgctgtacAATATGAAAGCTGTACTTTAAAGGGAACTGAAGAATGACAGGTGTAGTCTGGCCTACAAACTGATACCTTGGTACTGCAATAAACCATGAAATGTTAACTATGGAATTATCGGGCCCTCGGCACAGCTCCAAGATCTCCTGATTGGGACCAATGACTTTTTTTAGAGCATCGCATTCTGCGTGCTAATTTGCCCACAATAAGGAATCTTCAAGACAGTATAGCAGAATACAGTAAGGTGTAAAGATCAAGCAAAAGGACAGTCGATGACTTCTGTAAAAGGAATACTGAAACGACTGCCACTCCACAGCCTAGAAGACAGCCTCCCTGGACAGGAAAACCACAACTGGCCTGGAGAGAGCAACTGCAAAACCACTCTCTCATGACTGCTCAAAACAGGAAAATCGGGAGAATTCAATTAAAGAATCACTCATGACAAAACCTTTTTGTACACTGCTCTATAAAAATGTGAAACTCTGCCTCTAAATACTGTGGCAGCAAGAGTATACAAAAGTTCAACAAATTATTACATCAATTGAAAGTAATTAATGGAAGAAGAGCCTCTCAAGGACTGCTAAATGCAAAGACGAGGCTACAGCTGGTGGCTTAGCAATTCCCTGAACTGTAGATGCCCAAGGTATCTGCCTGCATCTGGGAGGTATACTCAGAGAAATCACATTTCCTGtattatttaactttttccCTAGCAATCTGCTACTTGCTACCGTCAGGCACAAGAGCAGATACATAAACCTTTGGTTTAATTCAGCATGGCCATTCTTCATAGATAAAATTTGTCTTGttcaaatactgaatttttgcATATTATGTCACCAGAAGCATCTACGAGTTTCTCTATGCTGTGAGGATTATCAGCAATCAGGCAGCCTGCACTGACACTTTGCCAAACAGAGGTGATGAAAGAATCTAAGGAAAAGTGAAAGAGCAGTTGTGTTTGCTATTCAAGGAGTTTTCTTGAAACAGATTCTATGCCTGAAAGCCAGTCAGCCATAACTACCTCAAAGCTTTTTCTTGTCTGCAAAACATTAGCCATTTTCTGCACTGACTGTATTCTGCAGCTTCTCACAGTCTAACCCATCACATAGCTTTTAGAGACCCatgatgctttttaaagaattcaTGTTTCTACTCCAGCTACACAGAACTGCTGCTCCACTGCAATCACGATCACTCTACAGAAATGCAAGCACTAACTGTTCTTTATACCTTATTGGCAAGGGATGGGGGAGTGAGTAATAAAAACATGTAGGTGTCAAaccaaaagccatttttttaaattcgcATCTGCCTCGACTGCCTCTTGGTCCTCTCCTCACTCTGATTCCCACCCAAGCACTGTTGCAGACAATACTgtgccaacaaaaaaaacagctAACATGCATATTAGTCCATAATTTGTGTCTCACTCACCATAAGCACTACAAATAATATGTAAAATGACTGTAGCTAAAGTATTTGCCTACTCTTCAGTATGATATAAACTGCAAGAAAAAGTGCAATATCAAAGTAAAGCACTAAGTAGATACCCATCTTCAGTATTAGGAAAGTTAGGA
This genomic interval from Buteo buteo chromosome 11, bButBut1.hap1.1, whole genome shotgun sequence contains the following:
- the LOC142036498 gene encoding carbohydrate sulfotransferase 5-like; its protein translation is MARIRIPSTIVILFVTVQTGFLLFMYARYSNFMPQSEEKPSQVHVLILSSWRSGSSFVGQLFSQHPSVFYLMEPAWHVWVTMYQNSAKVLHMAVRDLVRSVFLCDMSVFDAYMPWKRNLSDLFQWAVSRALCSAPACDSFQRTDITSEMACKTLCGRYPFSKVEEACKTYSHVVIKEVRFFDLKVLYPLLTDPSLNLKIIHLVRDPRAVVKSREQSVKALARDNGIVLSTNGTKVEDSKYKVMQEICRSHVQIYETATLKPPNFLKDRYLMIRFEDLVRDPLSEISEMYKFADLSLTPMLKSWIYNITHGQGPGKKKEAFRITSRDAVSVSQAWRNVLSFQKIKKIQEVCKGAINMLGYQLVDSEKEQRDLSLDLVLPRRQNQFSWSSFNPKH